In Chlorocebus sabaeus isolate Y175 chromosome 5, mChlSab1.0.hap1, whole genome shotgun sequence, one genomic interval encodes:
- the CEP20 gene encoding centrosomal protein 20 isoform X1, with the protein MATVAELKAVLKDTLEKKGVLGHLKARIRAEVFNALDDDREPRPSLSHENLLINELIREYLEFNKYKYTASVLIAESGQPVVPLDRQFLIRELNAFEESKDNTIPLLYGILAHFLRGTKDGIQNTFLKGPSLQPSDPSLGRQPSRRKPMDGLSLCHPGWSAMALSRSLQPPPPSFKRFSCLPSSWD; encoded by the exons ATGGCGACTGTGGCGGAGTTAAAGGCTG TTTTAAAGGACACCTTGGAAAAAAAGGGGGTATTAGGGCATTTAAAAGCAAGGATCCGAGCTGAAGTTTTCAATGCCCTAGATGATGACCGTGAACCCCGACCATCATTATCTCATGAAAACCTtctaattaatgaattaattcgGGAGTATTTAGAATTCAACAAATATAAGTATACAGCATCTGTCCTCATAGCAG AATCTGGTCAACCTGTCGTTCCATTGGACAGACAGTTTCTCATCCGTGAACTAAATGCATTTGAAGAATCAAAGGATAATAcaat ACCTCTTTTATATGGGATTTTAGCCCATTTCTTGCGTGGAACTAAGGATGGCATCCAGAATACATTTCTGAAAGGGCCTTCACTTCAGCCTTCAGACCCAAGTCTTGGCAGACAACCTAGTAGAAGAAAGCCAATGG atggactctcactctgtcaccccggctggagtgcaatggcactatctcgctcactgcaacctccgcctcccagtttcaagcgattctcctgcctcccaagtagctgggactga